A single Mucilaginibacter inviolabilis DNA region contains:
- a CDS encoding carboxypeptidase regulatory-like domain-containing protein codes for MYTLHKHILFFLIILVLPILSRATEAESILAKNISVHVSNMRLGSVLKTIEQKGNFTFSYNSNIVKTDSLVTLNADNWTIKEVLDRMLMNRFEYKETRNFVILRYAPLQLSLTTEKAIAENGEYSISGFVTDDQNGKKLENASVYDRSLLQSTLTDKDGRFELRLKNNGKPVMLTVSKEYYRDTTVTFLSGVTVNSNQSQIDEDGYMISDDEGGIEHTALGRLFTSASQKIRAANLHGLIAQAPFQASAIPGVSTHAEFSGQIVNKVSLNAVGGYNAGVNGFELGLIFNVDKGNVDGVQIAGLFNALGGSVNGIQVGGLYNNVLGKVRGIQLSLLYNSVKRDVNGLQVGGLYNHTHGSVRGIQLAALGNVTGQKYSGIQIAGLFNYARNLRGVQLGLINVADTSSGYSIGLINIVRYGYHKLALSSNETLNANIALKTGSKNLYTMWMGGLRVNDNSKLYAFGFGFGRELGMGKHLAFNPEISEQYVYQGNWARTNLLGRLDAALTYRVAKAFSINAGPSLNLFYSDQRNAVNGYAYVKDLHHSFINNSNSWTGWVGWTVGVSFF; via the coding sequence ATGTATACCTTGCACAAACATATCCTTTTCTTCCTGATCATTTTAGTCCTGCCCATCCTTAGCCGGGCCACGGAAGCCGAATCTATCCTGGCCAAGAATATCTCTGTTCACGTCAGTAACATGCGCCTGGGCTCAGTGTTAAAAACCATCGAACAAAAGGGCAATTTTACCTTCTCCTACAATAGCAATATTGTAAAAACAGACAGCCTGGTAACCCTCAATGCCGATAACTGGACTATTAAGGAAGTGCTCGATCGTATGCTCATGAATCGTTTTGAGTATAAGGAAACCCGCAACTTTGTGATCCTCCGTTATGCCCCCTTGCAACTATCCTTAACTACCGAAAAAGCCATCGCCGAAAACGGAGAGTACAGCATCAGCGGCTTTGTAACTGACGACCAAAACGGTAAAAAACTGGAGAACGCCAGTGTGTATGATCGCTCCCTGTTGCAATCAACCCTTACCGATAAAGACGGGCGATTTGAGCTCCGTCTCAAGAACAACGGAAAACCAGTGATGCTCACCGTAAGTAAGGAGTATTACCGGGATACCACAGTTACTTTTCTCTCTGGCGTCACCGTAAACTCCAACCAATCGCAAATTGATGAGGATGGGTACATGATTAGTGATGATGAGGGAGGCATTGAGCATACCGCTCTGGGGCGCCTTTTTACATCGGCCTCGCAAAAGATAAGAGCGGCCAATCTGCACGGCCTTATCGCGCAGGCACCATTCCAGGCATCGGCGATACCAGGGGTAAGTACCCACGCAGAGTTTAGTGGACAAATAGTTAATAAGGTTTCCCTAAATGCAGTAGGCGGCTATAATGCCGGGGTTAACGGGTTTGAGCTGGGTCTTATTTTTAATGTTGATAAGGGTAATGTAGATGGTGTACAAATTGCCGGTTTATTTAACGCGTTGGGCGGTAGTGTAAACGGCATACAGGTTGGAGGCTTATATAATAATGTGCTGGGCAAGGTTAGGGGTATACAGCTTTCGTTATTGTATAATAGCGTAAAACGCGATGTGAACGGCCTACAAGTAGGCGGCTTATATAATCATACTCATGGTTCGGTAAGAGGCATACAGTTGGCCGCTTTAGGCAACGTTACCGGGCAAAAATATAGCGGCATACAAATAGCCGGGCTTTTTAACTATGCCCGTAACCTACGTGGCGTACAATTAGGTCTTATCAACGTAGCCGACACCTCATCAGGTTACAGCATCGGGCTCATCAATATCGTACGTTACGGCTATCATAAACTCGCCTTATCATCTAACGAAACACTGAATGCCAACATAGCCCTTAAAACCGGCAGTAAAAACTTGTATACCATGTGGATGGGTGGTCTCCGGGTAAATGATAACAGTAAATTATATGCCTTCGGGTTTGGGTTTGGCCGTGAACTGGGGATGGGCAAACATTTGGCCTTTAATCCGGAAATAAGTGAACAATACGTTTATCAAGGTAACTGGGCACGCACCAATCTGCTGGGTAGGCTTGATGCTGCGCTAACCTACCGCGTTGCTAAAGCATTTTCTATCAATGCTGGCCCATCGCTCAATCTTTTTTACTCCGACCAGCGCAACGCGGTTAATGGCTATGCCTATGTAAAAGACTTACATCACAGCTTTATCAATAACAGCAACAGCTGGACCGGCTGGGTTGGCTGGACGGTTGGGGTGAGTTTCTTTTGA
- a CDS encoding Do family serine endopeptidase: MKKIGLTLLTAFVGGALALGAYKVIENKYSDNMSFEEKQKVYFTSNKSTPVVSSTGSLDFTEAAAAATPAVVYIRTTYSSQSGGSQDQLEQMFGDMFGQRAPQRGPQMASGSGVIISPDGYIVTNNHVVEKADKITVATNDHRTFQAKVIGTDPSTDLALIKISANDLPIIKLGNSDETRVGEWVLAVGNPFNLTSTVTAGIISAKGRNIGIIGSEGNSDDDNPFGRTRNQQSGPKLNKAIESFIQTDAAINPGNSGGALVNTKGELVGINAAIASHTGSYEGYGFAIPVNLAKKVLNDIKKYGTVKRGFVGVSFTELNPDVAQKLNITNNNGLYVNDVVEGGGAEQAGIKKGDIITKVEGTPVYESSDLQEHVGRMQPGDKLNVTVLRDGKEKAFAVTLKADATPTNRTAVVSKSAEELFNKLGASFQPLSGAEKAKFHVNSGVKVTQVRPGRVFDNFEIPVGSVITSINKQPINSVADIDKAITNLRNGNLVISGYYPDGTNFNNMFQVQ; encoded by the coding sequence ATGAAAAAGATAGGTTTAACACTATTAACCGCTTTTGTAGGAGGTGCACTTGCTTTAGGCGCATATAAGGTGATCGAGAACAAATACTCGGATAACATGAGCTTTGAGGAAAAGCAAAAAGTGTACTTTACCAGTAATAAATCAACCCCGGTAGTATCCTCAACCGGCTCGCTTGATTTTACGGAAGCGGCTGCGGCGGCAACCCCGGCGGTAGTGTATATTCGTACTACATACAGCAGCCAGTCTGGCGGCAGTCAGGATCAGCTGGAACAAATGTTTGGTGATATGTTTGGCCAGCGTGCACCGCAACGTGGTCCACAGATGGCATCTGGTTCTGGAGTGATCATTTCGCCCGATGGTTATATCGTTACCAATAACCACGTGGTGGAAAAGGCTGATAAAATTACTGTAGCAACTAATGATCACCGTACCTTCCAGGCTAAAGTGATTGGTACAGACCCCAGCACAGATCTTGCGCTGATCAAGATCAGCGCGAACGACCTGCCTATTATCAAACTGGGTAATTCTGACGAAACCCGGGTAGGTGAGTGGGTATTGGCTGTGGGTAATCCGTTTAACTTAACATCAACCGTAACAGCCGGTATTATAAGCGCCAAAGGCCGTAACATAGGCATCATTGGCAGCGAAGGCAATAGCGATGATGATAACCCTTTTGGCCGCACCCGCAATCAGCAGAGTGGTCCAAAATTAAACAAGGCTATTGAGTCGTTTATCCAAACAGATGCGGCTATTAACCCTGGTAACAGCGGTGGTGCCCTGGTGAATACTAAAGGCGAATTGGTTGGTATTAATGCAGCTATCGCATCGCATACAGGTTCTTACGAAGGTTATGGCTTTGCCATCCCGGTTAACCTGGCTAAAAAAGTACTGAACGATATTAAAAAATACGGTACTGTAAAACGTGGTTTTGTAGGTGTAAGCTTTACCGAACTTAACCCTGATGTTGCTCAAAAATTGAACATTACCAATAACAATGGTTTATATGTTAATGACGTAGTAGAGGGAGGGGGAGCCGAACAGGCTGGCATCAAAAAAGGTGATATCATTACCAAAGTAGAGGGTACACCGGTTTATGAATCATCAGATTTGCAGGAGCATGTTGGCCGTATGCAGCCGGGCGATAAACTGAATGTAACTGTTTTGCGTGACGGTAAAGAGAAAGCTTTTGCTGTAACACTTAAGGCTGATGCTACACCAACTAATCGTACGGCTGTAGTTTCTAAATCGGCCGAGGAATTGTTTAATAAGTTGGGCGCAAGCTTCCAGCCATTAAGCGGTGCCGAAAAGGCCAAGTTCCATGTAAACTCCGGTGTGAAAGTGACCCAGGTACGTCCCGGCCGTGTGTTTGATAACTTTGAGATCCCGGTTGGATCGGTGATCACCAGTATCAATAAACAACCGATCAACAGTGTGGCTGATATTGACAAAGCTATCACCAACCTGCGCAACGGTAACCTGGTAATTTCGGGCTACTATCCAGACGGAACAAACTTTAACAATATGTTCCAGGTGCAATAA
- the dapF gene encoding diaminopimelate epimerase, with protein MNIRFYKYQGAGNDFILVDNRENKIDHTNPKLISTLCDRRFGVGGDGMMFLQKKEGFDFEMVYYNADGAPSSMCGNGGRCIVAFAKFLGIIDSETEFLAVDGPHHAKISESGDWVSLQMINVDQINTDSDAYVLNTGSPHYVKQVNDLEHRNVYQEGKAIRNNATYREKGINVNFVEPTSNGYFVRTFERGVEDETFACGTGVTAVALAMAKYNNQTGHINTPIKVLGGNLNIRFNYDGKVFTDIFLEGPAVQVFSGEVRI; from the coding sequence GTGAATATACGATTTTATAAATACCAGGGTGCCGGCAATGATTTTATACTGGTTGATAACCGTGAAAATAAGATAGATCATACCAACCCCAAGCTCATATCAACCCTATGCGACCGTCGTTTTGGTGTCGGGGGCGATGGCATGATGTTTCTTCAAAAGAAAGAAGGCTTTGATTTTGAAATGGTTTACTATAATGCCGACGGAGCCCCCAGCAGCATGTGCGGTAATGGCGGTCGTTGTATAGTTGCTTTTGCTAAGTTCCTGGGAATCATCGACTCGGAGACTGAATTTCTGGCAGTTGACGGGCCGCACCATGCCAAAATTTCCGAAAGCGGAGATTGGGTGAGCCTGCAAATGATCAATGTTGACCAGATTAACACCGATAGTGATGCTTATGTGCTCAATACCGGATCTCCTCATTATGTAAAACAAGTGAATGACCTGGAACATCGCAATGTGTATCAGGAAGGTAAAGCCATCCGCAATAATGCTACTTATCGGGAAAAAGGGATCAACGTAAATTTTGTAGAGCCAACCAGCAACGGATACTTTGTACGTACCTTTGAACGCGGCGTTGAAGACGAAACTTTTGCCTGTGGAACTGGTGTTACCGCCGTAGCCCTGGCCATGGCTAAATATAACAACCAAACCGGCCACATCAACACCCCTATTAAAGTTTTAGGAGGCAATCTGAATATCCGTTTTAATTATGACGGCAAGGTATTTACCGATATTTTTTTAGAAGGTCCCGCGGTACAGGTATTTAGCGGAGAGGTGAGGATTTAG
- a CDS encoding anti-sigma factor family protein, whose product MNTIEEKLWNYIDGTCSPAEQDAIARLIEQDDAYAQKYQELLALNQEFAAMELDEPPMAFTYNVMEAIRTENAMQPLKSNIDKRIILGIAVFFVFTILALLTFVLANIHISGINISAADIKLPAGVKLPSTSSIFSGPLLKWFLIFDVVLALFLTDAYLRRKKIARQL is encoded by the coding sequence ATGAACACGATTGAGGAAAAACTCTGGAATTATATTGATGGAACCTGCAGCCCGGCTGAACAGGATGCCATAGCCAGGCTTATTGAGCAGGATGATGCGTATGCCCAAAAGTATCAGGAGCTACTGGCGCTTAACCAGGAGTTTGCAGCAATGGAATTGGATGAACCGCCGATGGCCTTTACTTATAATGTGATGGAAGCCATTCGCACAGAGAATGCGATGCAGCCATTAAAATCCAATATTGATAAACGTATTATCCTGGGCATCGCTGTTTTCTTTGTGTTTACCATATTGGCTTTACTGACATTTGTATTGGCCAATATTCATATTTCCGGAATTAATATCAGCGCTGCAGATATTAAACTACCAGCCGGTGTAAAACTACCCAGTACCAGCAGCATTTTCAGTGGTCCGCTTTTAAAGTGGTTTTTGATATTTGATGTAGTGCTTGCTTTATTTTTAACAGATGCCTATCTGCGTAGAAAAAAGATCGCCAGGCAGTTATAG
- a CDS encoding RNA polymerase sigma factor, with the protein MQSKLSDIELIEQTLAGNQSAYADLVKRHQRFVFTLAMRFAKGREDAEEIAQDCFIKAYRSLASFQGQSKFSTWLYSIVYTTAMTFLRKKRVATDSIDDENTFIQVESRESGYDTNNIENKSRSFYLNQAIAQLLPDDATIITLFYKGEQSLEEIAQALGMETNTVKVKLFRARQRLKEKLEHNLKQEVKELI; encoded by the coding sequence ATGCAGAGCAAGCTTTCAGATATCGAACTTATAGAACAAACCCTGGCGGGTAATCAATCGGCCTATGCCGATCTGGTTAAGCGGCACCAGCGTTTTGTATTTACCCTGGCCATGCGGTTTGCCAAGGGGCGTGAAGATGCTGAAGAGATTGCGCAGGACTGTTTTATAAAAGCATACCGCTCGCTGGCATCGTTCCAGGGGCAGTCGAAATTCAGTACATGGCTGTACAGTATTGTTTATACTACAGCAATGACGTTTTTAAGAAAAAAGAGGGTGGCAACAGATTCCATTGATGATGAAAACACCTTTATACAGGTTGAAAGCCGGGAATCTGGCTATGATACCAACAATATAGAAAATAAATCAAGGTCGTTTTATCTTAACCAGGCCATTGCACAATTACTGCCCGATGATGCTACTATCATTACCCTGTTTTATAAAGGGGAACAATCACTGGAAGAAATTGCCCAGGCACTGGGGATGGAAACCAACACGGTTAAGGTTAAACTATTTAGGGCGCGCCAGCGTTTGAAAGAGAAGCTGGAGCACAATTTAAAACAAGAGGTGAAAGAACTGATATGA
- a CDS encoding SIMPL domain-containing protein, translating into MKKLLILAALIMTTYGTFAQTVDLRRKIEVTGIAEQEVTPDIIYVSISLQEYMNGKNRVTIDVLENQLEKGVKDAGIPREDFTINNVSAWNNTYQKKKAPDFLASKQYLVKVTDLNKFNQILAKVDPKGIQSTDIQSYDYSKINELKNSLKLKALLSARDKAAFLVNGLGDKLGSALSITESDNSSFPQPRVMMMYKAAAADAAGPAESDIDFKKIKLSFQIQATFEIK; encoded by the coding sequence ATGAAAAAGCTACTTATCCTTGCAGCATTAATTATGACTACTTACGGAACCTTCGCGCAAACGGTTGATCTGCGCCGCAAAATTGAAGTTACAGGCATTGCCGAACAGGAAGTTACACCCGACATTATATACGTTTCCATTTCTTTACAGGAATATATGAACGGTAAAAACCGGGTTACTATTGATGTATTGGAAAACCAACTGGAAAAAGGTGTAAAAGATGCCGGTATCCCGCGCGAAGACTTCACCATAAACAACGTTTCGGCCTGGAACAATACCTATCAAAAGAAAAAAGCTCCGGACTTTTTGGCCAGCAAACAATACCTGGTTAAAGTTACCGACCTGAATAAATTTAACCAGATACTGGCTAAGGTTGATCCAAAAGGCATTCAATCAACCGACATTCAGAGCTATGACTACTCCAAGATCAATGAGTTAAAAAATTCGCTGAAATTAAAAGCATTATTATCAGCCCGCGACAAAGCCGCCTTCCTGGTAAATGGCCTGGGCGATAAATTAGGCTCTGCGTTGAGCATTACCGAAAGCGATAACAGCAGCTTTCCTCAACCACGCGTAATGATGATGTACAAAGCAGCTGCCGCGGACGCTGCCGGACCAGCCGAATCAGACATCGACTTTAAAAAGATAAAACTGAGCTTCCAGATACAAGCTACGTTTGAGATAAAGTAA
- a CDS encoding DUF6249 domain-containing protein — METAQLGVLAGILVPLGFFTMIFGIVYLNKREKLSMIERGMDPRSYKPQSAPYQNLKWGLLLIGSGIGLFLAFILDHTIFRYMDDEAFFLYVALIAIFGGAGLILSYRIEKKEVLDKDEPTLQK; from the coding sequence ATGGAAACTGCTCAACTGGGTGTATTAGCTGGAATTTTAGTACCCCTCGGCTTCTTCACAATGATCTTCGGGATCGTTTATCTGAACAAACGTGAAAAACTATCCATGATTGAACGTGGTATGGATCCACGGAGTTACAAACCTCAATCAGCGCCTTATCAAAACCTAAAATGGGGGTTATTGCTTATTGGTTCAGGCATTGGTTTGTTCCTGGCCTTTATTTTAGATCATACTATCTTTCGCTATATGGATGATGAAGCCTTTTTCCTTTATGTAGCCCTGATTGCGATATTCGGCGGAGCAGGATTGATCCTTTCTTACCGGATAGAAAAAAAGGAAGTTTTGGATAAAGATGAGCCTACCTTGCAAAAATAA
- a CDS encoding DinB family protein: MISKPSPEEYSAFAAGYVSLVPDTHVIELLERLMESSYQLFSKLTDEQAAYTYAPGKWTVKQVLGHMIDTERTFAYRALVFSRNHVELPGFDQDVYVNNTDFNAQSIQDLAAEFKATRLSNIYMVKAFSEEQLLRTGIASNHLFSVRAFVYMMAGHELHHLKGLSECYRVS; the protein is encoded by the coding sequence ATGATAAGCAAGCCATCTCCTGAAGAATATTCGGCATTTGCCGCCGGGTATGTAAGCCTGGTGCCAGATACCCATGTTATTGAATTATTGGAACGCTTAATGGAATCAAGCTATCAGCTGTTTAGTAAGTTAACGGATGAACAGGCCGCCTATACCTACGCTCCCGGTAAATGGACAGTGAAACAGGTGCTTGGCCATATGATAGATACCGAACGTACGTTTGCTTACCGCGCGCTTGTTTTTTCGAGAAACCATGTTGAACTGCCTGGTTTTGATCAGGACGTATATGTCAATAACACTGATTTTAATGCCCAAAGCATACAGGATCTGGCTGCGGAGTTTAAAGCCACCCGGTTATCCAATATTTATATGGTTAAGGCATTTAGCGAAGAACAGTTGCTGCGTACGGGTATTGCCAGTAACCACCTGTTTTCGGTAAGGGCATTTGTTTATATGATGGCCGGGCATGAATTGCATCACTTAAAGGGTTTAAGTGAGTGTTATCGGGTATCATAA
- a CDS encoding sensor histidine kinase, with translation MNPYQQKKRWKYFLLAFAVVIAFGSLFYTRYLVKNIARSERTRAQVWAMSMRQLFNSDDDDFLQFTTGVRDSLTVPAIVVDEKGDIKYSRGLDTTKVFVKLQAEGSKTKKYDPEYFKSELDYMKKQHAPINMKLKMLGEQWFVYYKDSPLLQQLRLFPYVQLTVIAIFLLMAYTAFSSSRKSEQDQVWVGLAKETAHQLGTPISSLMAWIELMKEKFNAEGDTLIAEMENDVQRLEIVADRFSKIGSKPVLEEHAVYAVVKDFVDYFKVRVSKNISFEMTGNPHLKAGLNIPLFDWVLENLLKNAVNAIDGKGSIHIEIGGNKVKNQVFIDVTDTGKGIQRSKFDTVFQPGYTTRKRGWGLGLSLTKRMIENYHNGQIFVKDSEIGKGTTFRIVLKNTRHDKQAIS, from the coding sequence ATGAACCCATACCAACAAAAAAAGCGCTGGAAATATTTTCTGCTTGCGTTTGCCGTAGTTATTGCCTTTGGCTCTCTATTTTATACCCGCTATCTGGTTAAAAACATAGCCCGGTCTGAGCGTACGCGCGCGCAGGTTTGGGCCATGAGCATGAGGCAGTTATTTAATTCGGACGATGATGACTTTTTGCAGTTTACAACCGGTGTGCGTGATAGTTTAACTGTGCCGGCCATTGTTGTGGATGAAAAGGGTGATATTAAATACAGCCGGGGATTAGATACTACCAAAGTCTTTGTAAAACTCCAGGCGGAAGGAAGTAAGACAAAGAAATACGATCCGGAATATTTTAAGTCGGAGCTGGATTACATGAAAAAACAACACGCGCCTATTAATATGAAGCTGAAAATGCTGGGTGAGCAGTGGTTTGTTTATTATAAAGATTCGCCTTTATTGCAACAATTACGCTTGTTTCCTTATGTTCAGCTTACGGTGATCGCAATATTTTTGCTGATGGCTTATACGGCATTCAGCTCGTCGCGCAAATCGGAGCAGGATCAGGTTTGGGTAGGTTTGGCCAAAGAAACAGCGCATCAGTTGGGTACGCCCATATCATCATTAATGGCCTGGATTGAGTTGATGAAGGAAAAGTTTAATGCCGAAGGTGATACCCTGATAGCCGAAATGGAGAACGACGTTCAGCGCCTGGAGATTGTGGCCGATCGCTTTTCGAAAATAGGATCAAAGCCGGTATTGGAAGAACATGCCGTTTATGCCGTGGTTAAAGATTTTGTTGATTATTTTAAAGTGAGGGTAAGTAAGAATATCAGCTTTGAAATGACCGGTAATCCACATCTCAAAGCCGGACTTAATATCCCTTTGTTTGATTGGGTATTGGAGAACTTACTAAAAAACGCGGTGAACGCTATTGACGGTAAGGGAAGCATCCATATAGAAATAGGTGGCAACAAAGTAAAGAATCAGGTTTTTATTGACGTAACGGATACCGGTAAAGGGATACAACGTTCCAAATTTGACACAGTTTTTCAACCGGGTTATACCACAAGAAAACGTGGCTGGGGGTTGGGCTTATCGTTAACCAAACGTATGATAGAGAATTACCATAATGGGCAGATTTTTGTAAAAGACTCCGAAATAGGTAAAGGAACAACATTTAGGATCGTATTAAAAAACACACGTCATGATAAGCAAGCCATCTCCTGA
- the gltX gene encoding glutamate--tRNA ligase — protein sequence MTDKKVRVRFAPSPTGGLHLGGVRTVLFNYLFAKKHHGDFVLRIEDTDQTRYVEGAEEYILDCLKWCGLQPDESPVVGGPYTPYRQSERKALYREYAERLVMQGHAYYAFDTAEELDKNRKEIPNFQYGQAYRDSLRNSLSLPQHEVDALLDAGTPHVIRIKMPADETISFHDMIRGHVSFETNQVDDKVLLKADGMPTYHLAVVVDDYLMKISHAFRGEEWLPSAPVHLLLWDYLGWKADMPQWAHLPLILKPDGHGKLSKRDGARLGFPVYAMSWFDAKTGELTPGFRELGFLPEAFLNLLATLGWNDGTDQELFTLDELIEKFSLERVSKAGAKFDFEKAKWFNAEWIKRLNAESLKPKVKAVLEEKGITITDEDYLLTVINLIKDRCVLLPDFYQQAGYFFEQPKEYDLNAVKPKWTDAKTDFFNALTALLNSDQTALEAHRFEEAFKALMDEKALKAGDVMLPFRIMLVGGKFGPHVFDIAALLGRQETISRIAKALEAFSSQA from the coding sequence ATGACCGATAAAAAAGTAAGAGTTCGTTTTGCGCCAAGTCCAACGGGTGGTTTGCATCTGGGTGGCGTACGTACCGTATTGTTCAACTATTTATTCGCCAAAAAACACCATGGCGATTTTGTTTTAAGAATTGAAGACACCGACCAAACCCGTTATGTAGAAGGTGCCGAAGAATATATTTTAGATTGTTTGAAATGGTGCGGTTTGCAGCCCGACGAAAGTCCGGTGGTTGGCGGCCCTTATACCCCCTATCGTCAAAGCGAGCGCAAGGCGCTTTACCGTGAATATGCCGAACGCCTGGTAATGCAGGGCCACGCCTACTACGCGTTTGATACAGCCGAAGAGCTGGATAAAAACCGCAAGGAGATCCCTAATTTTCAATATGGACAGGCTTATCGCGATAGCTTACGCAATTCACTTTCATTGCCTCAGCACGAGGTTGATGCCTTGCTGGATGCCGGTACGCCACATGTGATCCGCATAAAAATGCCTGCTGATGAAACCATCAGCTTTCATGACATGATTCGCGGGCACGTAAGTTTTGAAACCAACCAGGTTGATGATAAAGTATTGTTAAAAGCCGACGGTATGCCCACTTATCATTTGGCGGTGGTGGTTGATGATTACCTGATGAAAATTTCGCACGCTTTCCGTGGTGAAGAATGGTTGCCATCGGCCCCCGTGCATTTGCTGTTATGGGATTACCTGGGCTGGAAAGCCGATATGCCGCAATGGGCACATCTTCCGCTAATATTAAAACCCGATGGCCATGGCAAGCTCAGCAAACGCGATGGTGCCCGCTTAGGCTTCCCGGTGTATGCTATGAGCTGGTTTGATGCCAAAACAGGCGAACTTACACCAGGGTTCCGCGAGCTGGGCTTTTTGCCCGAAGCCTTTTTAAACTTATTGGCTACTCTGGGCTGGAATGATGGTACCGACCAGGAATTATTTACACTGGATGAGCTGATCGAAAAATTCTCATTAGAACGCGTAAGTAAAGCCGGTGCCAAATTTGATTTTGAAAAAGCCAAATGGTTCAATGCCGAATGGATCAAAAGGCTGAATGCTGAAAGCCTAAAGCCTAAAGTAAAAGCTGTTTTAGAAGAAAAAGGGATTACGATTACTGATGAAGATTACCTGTTAACCGTAATCAACCTCATCAAAGACCGCTGCGTTTTACTGCCCGATTTTTATCAGCAAGCGGGATACTTTTTTGAACAACCCAAAGAGTATGATCTGAATGCGGTAAAACCCAAGTGGACCGATGCCAAAACCGACTTCTTTAACGCACTTACCGCTTTATTAAACAGCGATCAGACCGCTTTAGAGGCCCACCGCTTTGAAGAGGCTTTTAAAGCTCTAATGGACGAAAAAGCCCTAAAAGCAGGTGATGTTATGCTGCCTTTTCGCATTATGCTGGTTGGGGGCAAGTTTGGCCCGCACGTGTTTGATATAGCTGCATTACTGGGCAGACAAGAAACCATCAGCCGGATAGCGAAAGCATTAGAAGCATTCAGCAGCCAGGCTTAA